The Rissa tridactyla isolate bRisTri1 chromosome 16, bRisTri1.patW.cur.20221130, whole genome shotgun sequence genome includes a window with the following:
- the SPSB1 gene encoding SPRY domain-containing SOCS box protein 1: MGQKVTGGIKTVDMRDPVYRPLKQELQGLDYSKPTRLDLLLDMPPVSYEVQLLHSWNNDDRSLNVFVKEDDKLIFHRHPVAQSTDAIRGKVGYTRGLHVWQITWAMRQRGTHAVVGVATADAPLHSVGYTTLVGNNHESWGWDLGRNRLYHDGKNQPSKTYPAFLEPDETFIVPDSFLVVLDMDDGTLSFIVDGQYMGVAFRGLKGKKLYPVVSAVWGHCEIRMRYLNGLDPEPLPLMDLCRRAVRLALGKERLNEIPTLPLPASLKSYLLYQ; the protein is encoded by the exons ATGGGTCAGAAGGTCACAGGTGGGATAAAGACTGTGGATATGAGGGACCCTGTATACAGGCCACTGAAACAGGAACTCCAAGGACTCGACTACAGCAAACCCACGCGTCTAGACTTGCTACTGGACATGCCTCCGGTATCATATGAAGTCCAGTTATTGCATTCATGGAACAATGATGATCGCTCACTGAATGTATTTGTGAAAGAGGATGACAAACTCATATTTCACCGGCATCCGGTGGCTCAGAGTACAGATGCCATCAGAGGCAAAGTGGGATACACGCGAGGACTTCATGTGTGGCAGATCACATGGGCGATGAGGCAGCGAGGGACGCATGCTGTGGTTGGGGTGGCAACAGCAGATGCCCCTTTGCATTCAGTAGGGTACACAACGCTTGTAGGAAATAACCATGAATCCTGGGGGTGGGACCTTGGGCGCAACAGACTGTACCACGATGGCAAGAACCAGCCAAGTAAAACCTATCCTGCCTTCTTAGAACCAGATGAAACTTTCATTGTGCCAGACTCCTTCCTGGTGGTTCTGGACATGGATGATGGGACACTGAGCTTCATTGTAGATGGGCAATACATGGGTGTTGCATTTCGGGGACTCAAAGGGAAAAAGCTATATCCAGTGGTAAGCGCAGTGTGGGGACACTGTGAAATACGGATGCGCTACTTGAATGGACTTGACC CTGAACCACTGCCTTTGATGGACTTGTGTCGGCGAGCTGTGAGGCTTGCTCTGGGCAAGGAAAGACTGAATGAGATCCCTACACTGCCACTGCCAGCTTCCCTCAAGAGTTACCTGCTCTACCAATGA